Proteins from one Calditrichota bacterium genomic window:
- the dnaJ gene encoding molecular chaperone DnaJ yields MSKRDYYEVLGVEKNSGADEIKKAYRKLAMKYHPDKNPGDKEAEEKFKEIAEAYSILSDDQKRAKYDRFGHAAENMGGGGFGGGDPFGFGGGIDLSDALRQFMEQGFGGFGDIFGGGGSQSGGRRRSSRRKGADLQIRLKLDLEEIAAGAKKKIKVNKKIDCATCSGSGSAKYSKTVVCPICKGSGEVRNVSQSLFGQFVNISSCQRCSGEGQIIENPCATCGGDGRVNGTKTIEVNIPAGVKTGNYIPLNGEGHAGLRGGPAGDLIVHIEEKSHKIFERRGDDVILVLPVSFPDAALGANVEIPTLTGKAKLTISPGTQSGKILRMRSKGIPHLNGAGVGDQLVQVQVVVPTKLSSEEKKVLAELQESENLKPGDTSSKNVFERFKDALNI; encoded by the coding sequence ATGTCTAAAAGAGATTACTATGAAGTTTTAGGTGTTGAAAAAAACAGTGGAGCGGATGAAATAAAAAAAGCCTACCGCAAGCTGGCAATGAAGTACCATCCTGATAAAAATCCTGGAGATAAAGAAGCCGAGGAAAAGTTTAAAGAAATTGCAGAAGCCTATTCAATTTTAAGTGATGACCAGAAACGCGCTAAATACGACCGTTTTGGCCATGCTGCAGAAAATATGGGTGGCGGCGGTTTTGGAGGCGGCGATCCTTTTGGTTTTGGTGGCGGGATAGATTTATCGGATGCGCTTAGACAATTTATGGAACAAGGCTTTGGCGGTTTTGGCGATATTTTTGGTGGTGGAGGTTCACAATCCGGTGGACGGCGGAGAAGCTCCCGTCGAAAAGGCGCTGACCTGCAAATCCGTTTGAAGTTAGATTTGGAAGAAATTGCGGCGGGTGCAAAAAAGAAAATCAAAGTAAATAAAAAAATTGACTGTGCTACATGCTCCGGTTCAGGTTCGGCAAAGTATAGTAAAACGGTTGTTTGCCCTATTTGTAAGGGAAGTGGTGAAGTACGGAATGTTTCACAATCTCTTTTTGGGCAATTTGTAAATATTTCATCGTGTCAGCGCTGCTCTGGTGAAGGACAAATAATTGAGAATCCTTGTGCAACATGTGGTGGTGATGGACGAGTAAACGGCACCAAAACCATTGAAGTAAATATCCCTGCCGGTGTAAAAACGGGGAACTATATTCCGTTAAACGGAGAGGGGCATGCCGGATTAAGAGGCGGCCCTGCCGGAGATTTGATTGTCCATATTGAAGAGAAATCACACAAAATATTTGAACGGCGTGGTGATGATGTAATTCTTGTATTACCTGTAAGTTTTCCTGATGCTGCACTGGGGGCGAATGTTGAGATCCCAACATTAACAGGAAAGGCAAAACTGACAATTTCGCCTGGGACACAATCCGGAAAAATTTTAAGGATGCGCAGTAAAGGCATCCCGCATTTAAATGGAGCGGGGGTTGGGGATCAACTTGTACAGGTTCAGGTGGTTGTCCCTACAAAATTATCTTCCGAAGAAAAGAAAGTACTTGCCGAGCTTCAAGAAAGTGAAAACTTGAAACCGGGAGATACTTCATCAAAGAATGTTTTTGAACGCTTTAAAGATGCTTTAAATATCTGA
- a CDS encoding T9SS type A sorting domain-containing protein: MRKLTALFVSLFLSSMFMLQAQTMDFKTGYQFPTVDQDSVLSGLASIRGMDLHDDPLGEGVAGFAVTNYYENGFIHVFKNAGDDAMELVWTSPDFDSLGGASHPRFVKWGDLDNDGIIELIAPFDGNGIAIFEWDGVAGSWNFGDAPAKTISSPLYSVYPDSANGYNNVEFMDVADVDDDGQNELMFANNSSGSGFDRYYVFSINGTYSTGNPGFSVVKREGHWPRNEVYANYGGGTPYAVVAADLDGNGVKDMVFHNWNYGHHTPVRSTGADTYELADTTGGNNYVYGDPTDDMVSLGGGRAIDIDEDGKEEVYFPMYSANGMVLMAHYDDGNLAHVDTTNAFMLDVVPENDDRYDFFGRPGVGDWDSDGKPNLYYAARHGAYVRTSEFMGGEKTDPNNWEHSILYTGDELDSKIYSSITTTDSAGHIVSDTVLQANSEGTIAMKLFGNYTDFDGDKFEDIIIPTQAWGDSIDIFNYTWVRDTAWTVYDTMYAGTDSMEIDTVDFTHSVYDTVETKIVEPNRISIRMIESTQINSIESKEMTVILPSDYKLRQNYPNPFNPETNIEFFLPIKKKISLTIYNSVGQKVKTLINNEAYNKGTHTMQWNGTNNAGVKVATGMYIYELKYGNFKKNKRMMLIK, translated from the coding sequence ATGAGAAAACTTACCGCTCTTTTTGTGAGTCTGTTTCTTAGTTCAATGTTTATGCTACAAGCACAAACAATGGACTTTAAAACCGGCTATCAGTTTCCAACAGTTGATCAGGATTCAGTATTAAGTGGCCTGGCCAGTATTCGTGGAATGGATCTGCATGATGATCCATTAGGTGAAGGCGTTGCCGGATTTGCAGTAACAAACTATTACGAAAATGGTTTTATCCATGTATTTAAAAATGCAGGCGATGATGCAATGGAACTTGTTTGGACCAGTCCTGACTTTGATAGTTTAGGTGGAGCCAGCCATCCTCGTTTTGTAAAATGGGGAGATTTGGACAACGATGGTATTATAGAACTTATTGCTCCATTTGATGGAAATGGAATTGCAATTTTTGAATGGGATGGAGTTGCAGGAAGCTGGAACTTTGGCGATGCCCCTGCTAAAACAATTAGTTCTCCTTTATATTCTGTTTATCCTGATTCTGCAAATGGTTATAATAATGTTGAGTTTATGGATGTAGCAGATGTTGATGATGATGGCCAAAACGAACTGATGTTTGCCAACAACTCTTCAGGAAGTGGCTTTGACAGATATTATGTTTTTAGTATTAATGGTACATATTCAACAGGAAACCCTGGTTTTTCTGTAGTAAAAAGAGAAGGTCACTGGCCTCGTAATGAAGTTTATGCGAACTATGGTGGTGGTACTCCTTATGCTGTAGTTGCTGCTGACCTTGATGGAAATGGCGTTAAGGATATGGTTTTTCACAACTGGAACTATGGGCACCATACTCCTGTACGTTCTACAGGCGCTGATACATATGAACTTGCAGATACAACAGGCGGAAACAACTATGTATATGGTGATCCTACTGATGATATGGTTTCTCTTGGTGGCGGACGTGCTATTGATATTGATGAAGATGGTAAAGAAGAAGTTTATTTCCCAATGTATAGTGCAAACGGAATGGTGTTAATGGCTCATTATGATGATGGCAACTTGGCACATGTTGATACAACTAATGCGTTTATGTTAGACGTAGTTCCTGAAAACGATGACCGCTATGATTTCTTTGGCCGTCCAGGTGTAGGTGATTGGGACAGTGATGGTAAACCAAACTTATATTATGCTGCACGTCATGGAGCATATGTAAGGACGTCAGAATTTATGGGTGGTGAAAAAACTGATCCTAACAATTGGGAACATTCTATACTTTATACAGGTGACGAACTAGATTCTAAAATCTACAGCTCTATTACTACAACTGATTCTGCCGGACATATTGTTTCAGATACAGTATTGCAAGCAAATAGCGAAGGCACTATCGCAATGAAGCTTTTTGGAAATTACACTGATTTTGATGGCGATAAGTTCGAAGATATAATTATACCAACTCAGGCCTGGGGTGACAGCATTGATATTTTCAATTACACCTGGGTTAGGGATACAGCATGGACAGTTTATGATACAATGTATGCCGGTACTGACTCAATGGAAATTGACACCGTTGACTTTACACACTCTGTTTATGATACAGTTGAAACAAAAATTGTTGAGCCAAACAGGATTTCTATCCGCATGATTGAGTCTACTCAGATTAACAGCATTGAAAGCAAAGAGATGACTGTAATCTTACCGAGCGACTATAAACTTAGACAAAACTATCCTAATCCTTTTAACCCTGAAACAAACATTGAGTTTTTCTTACCTATTAAGAAAAAGATTAGTTTGACAATCTATAACAGTGTTGGTCAAAAGGTTAAAACGCTTATTAATAACGAAGCTTACAACAAAGGTACACATACAATGCAATGGAACGGTACTAATAATGCCGGGGTTAAAGTTGCAACAGGTATGTATATTTATGAGTTGAAGTATGGTAACTTTAAGAAAAATAAGCGAATGATGCTTATTAAGTAA
- a CDS encoding DJ-1/PfpI family protein: MNNNALIILAPGFEEVEAITIIDLLRRADIPVTTASISEKTITGSHGVTIEADELIDDCINRDFFVIILPGGQPGTNNLKESEKVIALLKKQSEKKRLIAAICAAPTVLEKAGLTKGKKVTSYPTEEKVFVDSEYVNDRIVQDGNIITSRALGTAIDFSLYLIKSLCGEEKATEISNKILHSQTRSL, translated from the coding sequence ATGAATAATAATGCCCTAATAATTCTTGCACCAGGATTTGAAGAAGTTGAAGCAATCACAATTATTGATTTGTTAAGACGTGCAGATATTCCGGTCACAACTGCCTCAATCTCAGAAAAAACTATAACCGGCTCTCATGGAGTTACCATTGAAGCTGATGAACTAATTGATGATTGCATAAACCGTGACTTTTTTGTAATTATTTTACCCGGCGGTCAGCCTGGAACAAACAACTTAAAAGAGTCTGAGAAAGTTATTGCCCTACTAAAAAAGCAATCTGAAAAGAAACGGTTGATAGCCGCAATTTGTGCTGCGCCAACTGTTTTAGAAAAAGCAGGATTAACAAAAGGGAAGAAAGTGACCAGTTATCCAACTGAAGAAAAAGTCTTTGTTGATTCAGAGTATGTAAATGACAGAATCGTCCAGGATGGAAATATTATAACAAGTAGGGCTCTTGGGACTGCGATTGACTTTTCACTTTATTTAATTAAAAGTCTTTGCGGAGAAGAAAAGGCAACGGAAATTTCTAATAAAATCTTACATTCTCAAACAAGGTCATTATAG
- a CDS encoding helix-hairpin-helix domain-containing protein produces MVSALLFVAFIIQWIQPYIVQDDLYDYSVQDSVFQKISSDTTGVTKEAAVPEYQEKKKSKKKKDIQLNELININTASQKELEKLPRIGPATAKNIINYRTANGTFKTIKEITKVKRIGPKTLEKIKPFITLGDSQ; encoded by the coding sequence ATGGTTAGCGCCCTGCTTTTTGTTGCATTTATTATTCAATGGATTCAACCCTATATTGTTCAGGATGATTTATACGACTACTCAGTTCAGGATAGTGTTTTTCAGAAAATCTCTTCTGATACAACCGGTGTGACTAAAGAAGCAGCGGTGCCCGAGTATCAGGAAAAAAAGAAAAGTAAGAAAAAAAAAGATATTCAATTAAACGAGCTGATAAATATAAATACAGCTTCACAAAAAGAACTTGAAAAGTTACCAAGAATAGGCCCTGCAACGGCAAAAAATATTATTAATTATCGTACTGCAAATGGCACCTTTAAAACAATTAAAGAAATAACAAAAGTTAAAAGAATCGGACCCAAAACACTGGAAAAGATCAAACCGTTTATTACACTGGGCGATTCGCAATAA
- a CDS encoding UDP-2,3-diacylglucosamine diphosphatase encodes MVKAYFLSDIHLGTDDSPEEHKRQKVFLDFLYNIKNEASHIYFVGDLFDFWFEYNYVVPKKYFEFLHCFRSLTEKGIKLYYLAGNHDFSLGTFFDNYVKIETYHDEYTFELADKKFYLWHGDGLGKKDGGYRFLKKVMRNRINQKLFRLLHPDFGIPFARFVSGSSRLYTNQLNHLRDESDYFEFAEKQFLNGFDYVMMGHRHNPLVHQVGEKKYINLGDWINHFSYAFFNGQTLELKKYGETK; translated from the coding sequence ATGGTAAAAGCATATTTCTTATCCGATATACATTTGGGCACCGATGACTCACCGGAAGAACACAAACGACAAAAGGTTTTTCTCGATTTTTTATATAATATAAAAAATGAAGCCAGCCATATTTATTTTGTTGGTGATTTGTTTGATTTCTGGTTTGAATATAATTATGTCGTTCCCAAAAAATACTTTGAATTTTTACACTGTTTTAGGTCACTAACTGAAAAAGGAATTAAGCTTTATTATCTTGCCGGGAACCATGATTTTTCTTTGGGTACATTTTTTGATAATTATGTAAAAATAGAAACCTATCATGATGAGTATACTTTTGAATTGGCAGATAAAAAATTTTATTTATGGCATGGAGACGGCTTGGGAAAAAAGGACGGTGGATATCGTTTTTTAAAAAAAGTTATGCGCAACAGAATTAACCAAAAACTTTTTCGGCTGCTTCACCCGGATTTTGGAATTCCATTTGCCCGCTTTGTTTCCGGGTCAAGCAGACTTTACACAAATCAATTAAACCACCTTAGGGATGAGAGCGATTATTTTGAATTTGCTGAAAAACAATTTTTAAATGGATTTGATTATGTGATGATGGGTCACCGGCACAATCCCCTTGTGCATCAGGTTGGTGAAAAAAAATATATTAATCTTGGGGACTGGATAAACCATTTTTCCTATGCATTTTTTAATGGCCAAACTTTGGAATTAAAAAAATATGGGGAGACGAAGTAA
- a CDS encoding TonB-dependent receptor, with translation MKRCLALVLIVFIQFGNLLAGNTGKILGRVTDSNTGEPLIGVNIILVDQLQGASSDENGEYFVLNITPGSYSVECSYIGYQTTVTQNVLIQSDQTTILDFKLSEQVVELDEKIVVIAERPLVQKDLTSSKKVTTTEEIKTLPVETYAGIMLTQAGVSQGADGALHIRGGRSTEIAYLVDGVSVANPFNTNGLATSVSNNSIQEMTVVSGAFNAEYGNAMSGIVNFTTKDGSRDFKTYLSFYSGDYISDHKDIYTNIDDVNPFSKYNVEGSLSGPLSFLGGNNTFFVSARASKSDGYLYGIREHTPADSANFLQKVSYIEESDEGIVTRIPVYSDAWYIENNGDGKVVPMNPSEGLNLLGKVKFQLAPGVTMRVQSLLNTSEWKSYVHSYKYNPDGTYKYFSTSTNNSLQLTHTLNNSTFYDLKVAFNTRDYDQYVHEDISKYTPTDLIQGDPGGATFNFGGMQRSQIFENSKTFLAKFDFTSQVNKRNLVKAGVETRLHVLDRESYSISYNRSDYYQPTKIFIGDGKYIRYPRQISTYLQDKLEYDDMIINLGLRYDYFNSDAPYAVDELQPDGERKMADSKHMLAPRLGISFPITAQGIIHLSYGHFFQMPSLRNLYSNPNFSLPVGNSAPLFGNANLDPEKTISYEIGLQQQFTNSIAIDVTGFYKDIRNLLAWQTIRFFLLNEDGNKSGETQDYRIRRNQDYGNVKGVTVTLEKRAMPGEPFAAKVDYTFQVAEGNDNNVASFFYNSISGQENVKEIIPLDWDQTHNLSASVTWFPVDQLTVSMIGKISAGYPYNPEFFESNYDAVSNSDRKPTLKGVDLRASYNFTLAGYQYQFFVKAYNLFDTLNERFVFDDTGTAKYTYANKSIDEPESFKKHYGEEGVHTNDEYNVRPHYYRSPREIRIGLSVDF, from the coding sequence ATGAAACGTTGTCTTGCATTGGTGCTCATTGTATTTATTCAATTCGGCAATTTGCTTGCTGGTAATACCGGAAAAATTCTTGGCCGGGTTACCGATAGTAATACCGGAGAGCCACTTATTGGTGTGAACATCATTCTTGTTGACCAGCTTCAGGGAGCTTCTTCGGACGAAAACGGCGAATATTTTGTCCTCAATATCACACCCGGTTCATATTCTGTTGAATGCAGCTATATTGGCTATCAAACAACAGTTACTCAAAATGTGCTAATACAATCAGATCAGACTACAATTTTGGATTTTAAACTAAGCGAACAAGTTGTAGAGTTGGATGAGAAAATTGTTGTGATTGCTGAAAGACCCCTCGTGCAAAAAGATTTAACATCATCTAAAAAAGTTACCACAACTGAAGAAATAAAAACATTGCCGGTTGAAACCTATGCCGGAATTATGTTAACACAGGCTGGGGTTTCCCAGGGTGCTGATGGTGCTCTTCATATTAGGGGTGGACGATCAACCGAGATTGCCTATCTTGTAGACGGAGTTTCAGTGGCAAACCCCTTTAATACAAATGGCTTGGCAACAAGCGTATCAAATAACTCTATACAAGAAATGACAGTTGTTAGTGGAGCTTTTAATGCGGAATATGGAAACGCAATGAGCGGCATAGTTAATTTTACAACCAAAGATGGAAGCCGTGACTTTAAAACTTATTTGAGTTTTTACAGTGGTGACTACATAAGCGATCATAAAGACATTTACACTAATATTGATGATGTTAATCCATTTTCAAAATACAACGTGGAGGGATCTCTCTCCGGTCCATTGTCATTTTTGGGTGGGAATAATACTTTTTTTGTTTCTGCCCGGGCAAGTAAATCGGATGGATATTTATATGGTATTCGCGAACACACCCCAGCCGATTCGGCAAATTTTTTACAAAAGGTTTCCTATATAGAAGAGTCAGATGAGGGTATCGTTACAAGAATCCCGGTCTATAGCGATGCTTGGTATATCGAAAATAACGGAGACGGCAAAGTTGTTCCAATGAACCCGAGTGAAGGTTTAAACCTGTTGGGGAAAGTAAAATTCCAATTGGCACCGGGTGTAACCATGCGCGTCCAGAGTCTGTTGAATACATCTGAATGGAAAAGCTATGTTCATTCTTATAAGTACAATCCGGATGGCACGTATAAATATTTTTCAACCAGCACAAACAACTCCCTTCAACTAACACATACCCTAAACAACAGCACTTTTTATGATTTGAAAGTTGCTTTTAATACCCGCGACTATGATCAATATGTCCATGAAGATATCAGTAAATATACGCCCACAGATTTAATCCAGGGTGATCCGGGTGGTGCAACTTTTAATTTTGGTGGAATGCAAAGAAGCCAGATTTTTGAAAACTCAAAAACATTCTTAGCAAAATTTGATTTTACAAGCCAGGTTAATAAAAGAAATTTAGTTAAAGCCGGGGTTGAAACCCGGTTGCATGTATTAGATCGAGAAAGCTACTCCATAAGCTACAACCGCAGTGATTATTATCAGCCAACTAAGATATTTATTGGTGATGGTAAATATATCCGTTACCCAAGACAAATCTCAACATATCTCCAGGATAAGCTAGAGTATGATGACATGATTATAAACCTTGGTTTACGTTACGATTATTTTAATAGTGACGCGCCTTATGCAGTAGATGAGCTACAACCTGATGGCGAACGCAAAATGGCAGATTCTAAACATATGCTTGCACCACGTCTTGGAATATCATTTCCAATCACTGCTCAGGGTATAATTCATTTGTCTTACGGACATTTTTTTCAGATGCCATCTCTAAGAAACTTGTATAGCAACCCAAATTTTTCATTACCTGTTGGAAACTCAGCGCCACTTTTTGGCAATGCTAATCTTGACCCTGAAAAAACAATAAGTTATGAAATTGGTCTGCAACAACAATTTACAAATTCAATCGCAATCGATGTTACAGGATTTTATAAAGACATTCGTAATTTGCTGGCGTGGCAAACAATTCGCTTTTTCCTTTTAAATGAAGATGGTAACAAGAGCGGGGAAACACAGGATTACAGAATACGCCGCAATCAGGATTATGGAAATGTAAAAGGTGTAACAGTAACTTTAGAAAAACGGGCAATGCCTGGAGAACCATTCGCAGCTAAAGTAGATTATACTTTTCAAGTTGCCGAAGGAAACGACAACAATGTAGCATCTTTTTTTTATAACTCAATTTCCGGACAGGAGAATGTTAAAGAAATAATTCCTTTAGATTGGGATCAAACGCACAACCTTTCTGCTTCTGTAACCTGGTTCCCGGTAGACCAATTAACTGTAAGTATGATTGGTAAAATATCTGCAGGGTATCCATACAATCCGGAGTTTTTCGAGTCGAACTATGATGCCGTTTCCAATTCAGACAGAAAACCGACTTTGAAAGGTGTTGATTTAAGGGCGAGCTACAATTTTACTTTGGCCGGATATCAATACCAATTTTTTGTTAAAGCCTATAACTTGTTTGATACTTTGAACGAACGTTTTGTATTTGATGACACCGGCACGGCAAAATATACTTATGCAAATAAAAGTATTGATGAACCGGAATCATTCAAGAAACACTATGGCGAAGAAGGTGTGCATACAAATGATGAATATAATGTTCGTCCGCACTATTATCGTTCGCCAAGGGAGATTCGCATAGGTCTAAGTGTTGACTTTTAG
- the grpE gene encoding nucleotide exchange factor GrpE, with protein sequence MSDEVKSEQETMEETKTRKPKNSKPSARKNVKETKQVKDLKEKLAASSEEQEKLKDQLLRKMAEFDNYKRRTEKEFIENIQSASKELIEELLPVIDDFQRSINHAVSEKEKSTLLDGVQLVYKNLMKALTKRGLTEIEAIGTEFNPDEHDALMQVDSDKFESGFVVDEHQKGYKLNEKVLRHAQVLVSK encoded by the coding sequence GTGTCAGATGAAGTAAAAAGCGAACAGGAAACAATGGAAGAAACAAAAACAAGAAAACCAAAAAATAGTAAGCCTTCTGCAAGGAAAAATGTAAAAGAGACAAAACAAGTAAAGGATCTCAAAGAAAAATTGGCAGCTTCTTCAGAAGAGCAGGAAAAATTAAAAGACCAGCTATTACGTAAAATGGCGGAATTTGATAATTATAAACGACGCACAGAAAAAGAGTTTATCGAAAACATTCAATCTGCAAGTAAGGAGCTTATAGAAGAACTGCTTCCGGTTATTGATGATTTTCAAAGATCGATAAACCATGCTGTTTCAGAAAAAGAAAAATCCACACTGCTGGATGGTGTTCAGCTTGTATATAAGAATTTGATGAAGGCTTTAACAAAGCGCGGTTTGACAGAAATTGAAGCCATAGGTACAGAGTTTAATCCGGATGAACACGATGCTTTAATGCAAGTTGATTCTGATAAATTTGAAAGCGGCTTTGTTGTTGATGAGCACCAAAAGGGTTATAAACTAAATGAAAAAGTTCTCCGGCATGCCCAGGTGCTGGTTTCAAAATAA
- a CDS encoding PorV/PorQ family protein: MKLKFVGIVLTFILVSAPLNAQRISSSDISKVGTTVAQFLKIDVSARSIAMGGSFVAIANDASAIYTNPAGLARVSGYQAMFTHTEWIAGTKYDFGAVTLNLTDIGSIGFMVSSFSSGDMAVTTLDNPDGTGALFDVQDLLIGLAYSRNLTNNFSIGFTGKYIYQRLWHSEASSMAIDVGTLFNTPFWGIVLGTSIRNFGAKMQLDGRDIKFAYDPDNRNTGNVNVVNAQYEMQKYPLPLYFQVGLAKTLNFGEQNKLTIAVDALTPNDNFESVNTGFEYGWNQSVFLRAGYKSLFQKDTEEGMTAGLGFNLRLEGTMKIQVDYAYADFGRLDNSQRFTLMLHF, encoded by the coding sequence ATGAAATTAAAATTTGTTGGAATAGTTCTTACATTTATCCTTGTATCGGCACCATTAAACGCCCAAAGGATATCCTCTTCGGATATTTCAAAAGTTGGAACAACCGTTGCCCAATTTTTAAAAATTGATGTAAGTGCACGCTCAATAGCTATGGGAGGCTCCTTTGTTGCTATTGCAAATGATGCCAGCGCTATATATACAAATCCTGCCGGATTGGCAAGGGTTAGCGGCTACCAGGCAATGTTTACTCATACGGAATGGATTGCAGGCACTAAATATGACTTTGGCGCCGTTACACTTAATTTAACAGATATCGGCTCGATAGGTTTTATGGTATCTTCATTTTCATCGGGAGATATGGCTGTAACCACGTTAGATAACCCGGATGGCACCGGGGCTTTATTTGACGTACAGGATTTACTAATTGGTTTGGCATATTCTCGGAACCTGACTAATAATTTTTCAATTGGCTTTACCGGAAAGTATATATATCAAAGATTGTGGCATTCAGAAGCGTCAAGTATGGCAATTGATGTTGGAACTCTTTTCAACACACCATTTTGGGGAATCGTACTTGGAACCAGCATCCGCAATTTTGGTGCTAAAATGCAATTGGATGGTCGCGATATTAAATTTGCTTATGACCCAGATAATCGCAATACCGGCAACGTAAATGTGGTTAACGCACAATATGAAATGCAAAAATATCCATTGCCTTTGTATTTTCAAGTTGGTTTGGCAAAAACGTTAAATTTTGGAGAACAAAATAAACTAACAATCGCAGTTGATGCCCTGACACCAAATGATAATTTTGAATCTGTTAATACCGGGTTTGAATATGGCTGGAATCAGTCTGTATTTCTTCGCGCAGGATATAAGTCACTTTTTCAAAAAGATACTGAAGAAGGTATGACGGCTGGATTGGGTTTTAATTTACGTCTTGAGGGTACAATGAAAATTCAGGTAGATTATGCCTATGCTGATTTCGGTCGTTTAGATAATTCACAAAGATTTACTTTAATGCTCCATTTTTAG
- a CDS encoding DUF1611 domain-containing protein: MKRRIIIHTDTPLKKVNSKIECELIRYLNSEIIGIIDTGNAGKTVEEVLGFGGEIPIASSLDEFLTQKPNYLLIGASSFKGTFPMEWYPMIIKALQMRVHILNGLHQPLSSLAEFDLLAKKYKANIVDLRERGDKPVKYRNLTKNIQAKKVLMAGSNENSGELSTTLELIDMIHKKGISADWIPTGLSSRLIKGKGFIAESLIGDLISGYIESDLIERDQKFEYLFVEGQGSVNDPIKAGTMMGILHGTKPDAVILCHKVSKANDLKGITDAHENYNQLLKQINCAPIIGLSLNTALLSQTEAEEIVQSAANQMNIPVVDPLRTDLSGLLDAVKSIEKL, translated from the coding sequence ATGAAAAGAAGAATAATAATCCACACCGATACTCCTCTAAAAAAAGTAAATTCAAAAATTGAATGCGAACTGATCCGCTATTTGAACAGTGAAATTATTGGTATTATTGATACCGGTAATGCAGGCAAAACAGTTGAAGAAGTTTTAGGTTTTGGCGGCGAAATACCGATCGCATCATCTCTAGATGAATTTTTGACTCAAAAACCAAATTATCTTCTTATAGGTGCTTCTTCCTTTAAAGGCACATTTCCTATGGAATGGTACCCGATGATAATTAAGGCACTGCAGATGCGGGTTCATATTTTAAATGGCCTTCATCAACCCTTAAGTTCATTGGCAGAGTTTGATTTGCTGGCAAAAAAATATAAGGCAAATATTGTAGATCTTCGTGAAAGAGGAGACAAACCTGTCAAGTACAGAAATTTGACAAAAAATATCCAGGCAAAAAAAGTATTGATGGCAGGAAGCAACGAAAATAGTGGAGAGCTTTCAACAACTCTTGAGTTGATTGATATGATCCACAAAAAAGGCATCTCTGCCGATTGGATCCCAACAGGATTATCTTCCCGTTTAATTAAAGGAAAAGGCTTTATTGCAGAATCTCTTATTGGTGATTTAATCTCCGGTTATATTGAATCGGATTTAATTGAAAGAGACCAAAAATTTGAATACCTGTTTGTTGAAGGTCAGGGGTCTGTAAATGATCCGATTAAGGCTGGAACGATGATGGGGATTTTGCATGGTACAAAACCGGATGCGGTGATTTTGTGTCACAAAGTTAGCAAGGCTAATGATTTAAAAGGAATCACTGATGCCCACGAAAATTATAATCAATTATTAAAACAGATTAACTGCGCCCCTATTATTGGCCTTTCCTTAAACACTGCTTTACTTTCGCAAACGGAAGCGGAAGAAATAGTTCAAAGTGCAGCAAATCAAATGAATATTCCAGTGGTAGACCCGTTAAGGACAGATTTATCCGGGTTGTTGGATGCTGTAAAATCAATTGAAAAGCTATAA